The Musa acuminata AAA Group cultivar baxijiao chromosome BXJ2-2, Cavendish_Baxijiao_AAA, whole genome shotgun sequence genome has a segment encoding these proteins:
- the LOC135605581 gene encoding transcription termination factor MTEF1, chloroplastic-like — MPIALCSIRLPILSSSQIPHRNHKPSSVSSPAPPLVLRFRTSRRQNLRYLKSLGITATSPESIAWTLAVVEFLKSKGFSNRHFPRLSSASPTIFSSADVNRTLAPVFAFLVAELSADPDQARDLILRCPDLLMASVDYRLRPTLLFLQELGLRSLSSPTNLNAHLLNTPVEKLASKIRFLEGLGLSHQEASKVCARCPAIFGYSVENNLRPKVEYLVREMGRSMEEVNKFPQYFAFSMEKKIRPRHLHLKERGVRIPLQRMLLWSDHRFYRKWK; from the coding sequence CGCAATCACAAACCCTCCTCAGTCTCTTCTCCGGCGCCTCCCCTCGTCCTCCGCTTCCGGACCTCCCGCCGCCAGAACCTGCGATACCTTAAATCCCTCGGCATCACCGCCACCTCCCCCGAGTCCATCGCCTGGACCCTCGCCGTCGTCGAATTCCTCAAGTCCAAGGGCTTCTCCAACCGCCACTTTCCCCGGCTCTCCTCCGCCAGCCCCACAATCTTCTCCTCCGCCGACGTTAACCGCACCCTCGCCCCCGTTTTCGCCTTCCTCGTCGCCGAGCTCTCCGCTGACCCCGACCAGGCTCGGGACCTCATCCTCCGGTGCCCTGACCTCCTGATGGCCAGCGTCGACTACCGCCTCCGGCCGACGCTTCTCTTCCTTCAGGAGCTCGGCCTCAGAAGCCTCAGCTCGCCGACCAATCTCAACGCCCACCTCCTCAACACCCCCGTCGAGAAGCTGGCTTCCAAGATCCGGTTTTTGGAGGGATTGGGGCTCTCCCACCAGGAAGCGTCCAAGGTCTGCGCCCGATGCCCAGCGATCTTTGGCTACAGCGTGGAGAACAACCTGAGGCCCAAGGTCGAATACCTGGTGCGCGAGATGGGCAGGTCGATGGAAGAGGTGAACAAGTTCCCGCAGTACTTTGCCTTCAGCATGGAGAAGAAGATAAGGCCGAGGCATTTGCATCTGAAGGAGAGAGGGGTTCGGATTCCATTGCAGCGGATGCTGCTGTGGAGCGACCACCGATTCTACAGGAAATGGAAGTGA